In one Streptomyces sp. NBC_00597 genomic region, the following are encoded:
- a CDS encoding lysophospholipid acyltransferase family protein, whose protein sequence is MKFSIGGSLKLAFRPWVEGLENIPAEGPAILASNHLSFSDSFFLPAVLDRKVTFIAKAEYFTSPGVKGKLTAAFFKGVGQLPVDRSGARGAGEAAIKSGIDVIERGELFGIYPEGTRSPDGRLYRGKPGGLARVALATGAPVIPVAMIDTEKIQPPGKVVPKLMRPGIRIGKPLDFSRYQGMDSDRFILRSVTDEVMYEIMKLSGQEYVDIYATAAKRQIADAEKAAKATKADEAGKSE, encoded by the coding sequence ATGAAGTTCTCCATCGGGGGTTCCCTGAAGCTCGCCTTCAGGCCGTGGGTGGAGGGCCTCGAAAACATCCCCGCCGAGGGGCCGGCGATCCTCGCGAGCAACCACCTGTCGTTCTCCGACTCCTTCTTCCTACCGGCCGTGCTGGACCGGAAGGTCACCTTCATCGCCAAGGCGGAGTACTTCACCTCCCCGGGCGTCAAGGGCAAGCTGACGGCGGCCTTCTTCAAGGGCGTCGGCCAGCTTCCGGTGGACCGCTCCGGTGCGCGCGGTGCGGGCGAGGCCGCGATCAAGAGCGGCATCGACGTCATCGAGCGCGGGGAGCTGTTCGGTATCTACCCCGAGGGCACGCGTTCACCCGACGGTCGCCTCTACCGCGGCAAGCCCGGTGGTCTGGCCCGCGTGGCCCTGGCCACCGGTGCGCCGGTGATCCCCGTGGCGATGATCGACACGGAGAAGATCCAGCCGCCCGGCAAGGTCGTCCCGAAGCTGATGCGCCCGGGCATCCGGATCGGCAAGCCGCTGGACTTCAGTCGCTACCAGGGCATGGACAGCGACCGCTTCATCCTGCGCTCGGTGACCGACGAGGTCATGTACGAGATCATGAAGCTGTCCGGCCAGGAGTACGTGGACATCTACGCGACGGCCGCCAAGCGGCAGATCGCCGACGCGGAGAAGGCCGCCAAGGCAACCAAGGCCGACGAGGCCGGCAAGAGCGAGTAG
- the macS gene encoding MacS family sensor histidine kinase has product MAKRERVVRMSVEQPLWRALTGYRLLTMVYAVLLFLSAYEEFDHPGAAAGYLAGLALWTLVTFRKVANAASCTKRFLCADLTVALAGILLTPYADTHERIAAGGPTLPSIWTAGSVLAFAIKGGWRWAGFASTFVAAANVLVHGGDPTRDTLHNVLLVWVASIAIGYVVEVARASEATLARALEIEAATRERERLARDIHDGVLQVLAMVQRRGTELGGEAAELGRMAGEQEVALRTLVSSGLLPASRVSRDESLGALVAAYEVEEPGADGGELDLRTLLAPHAGSRVSFAEPGTPVLLPVPAAKELAAAVGAALDNVRRHAGDGARAWILVEDWGDEVIVTVRDDGPGIPAGRLDQAEGEGRMGVALSIRGRLRDLGGSAELLSVPGQGTEVELKVPRGRTQ; this is encoded by the coding sequence TTGGCGAAACGCGAACGTGTCGTGCGCATGTCGGTCGAGCAGCCGTTGTGGCGCGCCCTGACCGGCTACCGGCTGCTGACCATGGTCTACGCGGTGCTGCTCTTCCTCTCCGCGTACGAGGAGTTCGACCACCCGGGCGCCGCGGCCGGCTACCTCGCCGGCCTCGCGCTGTGGACCCTGGTCACCTTCCGCAAGGTCGCGAACGCGGCCAGCTGCACCAAGCGCTTCCTGTGCGCGGACCTGACCGTCGCCCTGGCCGGCATCCTGCTCACCCCGTACGCGGACACCCACGAGCGGATCGCCGCGGGCGGGCCCACCCTCCCCAGCATCTGGACGGCGGGTTCCGTCCTGGCCTTCGCGATCAAGGGCGGCTGGCGCTGGGCCGGATTCGCCTCGACCTTCGTGGCCGCGGCCAACGTCCTCGTCCACGGGGGCGACCCCACCCGCGACACCCTGCACAACGTGCTGCTGGTCTGGGTCGCCTCGATCGCCATCGGGTACGTCGTCGAGGTCGCCCGGGCCAGTGAGGCCACCCTGGCCCGCGCCCTGGAGATCGAGGCCGCCACCCGCGAACGCGAGCGGCTGGCCCGCGACATCCACGACGGGGTCCTCCAGGTCCTCGCCATGGTCCAGCGGCGCGGCACCGAGCTGGGCGGCGAGGCCGCCGAGCTCGGCCGGATGGCCGGGGAGCAGGAGGTGGCGCTGCGCACCCTGGTCTCCAGCGGGCTGCTGCCCGCCTCCCGGGTCTCCCGCGACGAGTCGCTCGGCGCGCTGGTCGCCGCGTACGAGGTGGAGGAGCCCGGCGCCGACGGGGGCGAGTTGGATCTAAGGACCCTCCTCGCCCCGCACGCCGGATCCCGGGTCAGCTTCGCCGAGCCGGGCACCCCGGTGCTGCTGCCGGTGCCCGCGGCGAAGGAGCTGGCCGCCGCGGTCGGGGCCGCCCTCGACAACGTGCGCAGGCACGCCGGGGACGGGGCCCGGGCCTGGATCCTGGTCGAGGACTGGGGCGACGAAGTGATCGTGACCGTCCGCGACGACGGCCCGGGCATCCCGGCGGGCCGGCTCGACCAGGCCGAGGGCGAGGGCCGGATGGGGGTCGCCCTGTCCATCCGCGGCCGGTTGCGGGACCTCGGCGGCAGCGCCGAGCTGCTGTCCGTCCCCGGGCAGGGCACCGAAGTGGAACTGAAAGTACCGAGGGGGAGAACCCAGTGA